The following coding sequences lie in one Asterias amurensis chromosome 18, ASM3211899v1 genomic window:
- the LOC139950652 gene encoding uncharacterized protein gives MLYPKMFRCSLLIITVSLVILAPNLCGVLAPKDGEPATDEGGRIAVRDGRSVQRLEESSYKKGAKVSDDVLQCGRNESCRNRCGSPANESESYLCFCDELCTSYQDCCMDFHELCRGRFDDKMYIASQLEKGDKDQLETETETLAFRFHFECKELAEFRGGSIWMKSTCAPSWSDLRMSKLCNNVHSGDTVARLPVQGNDGFTYRNLYCAQCNYAIVNVTYWIGVSACYSDPPPDASTNMASLASYLQTSCRTLVDEPRLREVSKPRFCLRNVDWCDYKYAPQIGADFVPLVFKCQNKYQGLVRGRNASGASEFYKNPFCALCNGIQSDRISCDVPALTRYSNSDYVHYYDFFSEADTVSAKLYEEVIPKFVVVTNLNIRNNSSVMILETGTNSLLPVDIHCGDTQVYDPYTGECRNTYCAANYALSDNQCVLKKPYEPDFHYNVTSPTTFFSSVEVTFSITVNIMWFVNNTDYIENPNALNPYNDTDFNFTEFHEKIKVRGFEIGQKNITLNLSEIIEFIGSLDPNEQNGTLDDAAKFWLSLLSFEINALQVNVGGHVFNIDSCDVEKFIYSIKGNLGALSTFLWSCPTGVKNVYNTDQIIINSTQNGDECNDMQLKQTNVSYECADWLLLSYHDSARSEQYTSVVVCESDPTALDPSCLRIQYEQSEYVFENDTVILNVNGMMYKVGEYEKSGDGRVFVCNDFDTVIETKYIVHLNFTTAQNIIAVVGVGISTTCLVATLFTYAMFEELRTLPGLNLMTLAVVLLINDWTFLFGLYATDNRTACRAVAVFLHFICLCQLFWVNVIAYDVYKTFGRKRLIAVNANQSHRKQYLRYALYAWGMPIIIVGMSVFFDFCDCTYLDVDYGVYGSCWISDPVAYAIFFGMPMFVANACNACLFIVTVCNLRRYHRKSAVISGNADTYNHFALCAKLATVMGFAWNIAFLASLLHNAILWYFFFFLYFPQGLFMFLSYTFNRRVYRMYQQKFTRKRFSSSSNSVVSPKIKSRPPSVGSQVSTTPRYPEHSTPQSCNEIDHSIEPEYINLSEPPKHTRASLHPARSVAYRQKTRSYTVSHISRQDNFDSLSLETDNSRSRLHLTSFRDGIRHLRTSSDVGAASVASSSPDLSYTSSLELRHFELGRTNDAFCTSDEYSSDEDDVFQPAFYITEC, from the coding sequence ATGTTGTATCCGAAAATGTTTCGATGCAGTTTATTGATTATCACTGTCTCACTGGTGATTTTAGCTCCGAACCTCTGCGGGGTTTTGGCGCCAAAAGACGGCGAGCCAGCAACTGACGAAGGCGGTAGAATTGCCGTGCGGGACGGACGTTCCGTGCAAAGGCTGGAGGAAAGTTCTTATAAAAAAGGCGCGAAAGTATCGGATGATGTCCTACAATGTGGCCGGAATGAGTCGTGTAGGAATCGATGTGGTAGCCCGGCTAACGAGTCTGAGTCTTACCTCTGCTTCTGTGACGAATTATGCACATCATACCAAGACTGCTGTATGGATTTTCACGAGTTGTGCCGTGGACGATTCGATGACAAAATGTACATAGCCAGTCAACTGGAGAAAGGCGATAAAGACCAACTGGAGACAGAGACTGAGACACTGGCTTTCAGATTTCATTTTGAGTGTAAAGAGCTTGCAGAGTTTCGAGGTGGTAGCATTTGGATGAAGTCGACATGTGCCCCCTCGTGGAGCGACTTACGCATGTCGAAACTCTGTAACAATGTGCACAGTGGCGATACAGTCGCACGTTTACCAGTACAAGGTAATGATGGCTTCACCTACAGAAATCTCTACTGTGCCCAGTGTAACTacgccattgtcaatgttacCTACTGGATTGGTGTGTCAGCGTGCTATTCCGACCCGCCCCCAGATGCGAGTACCAATATGGCGTCATTAGCTTCGTACCTGCAGACGAGTTGCCGTACTCTTGTCGATGAGCCAAGATTGAGAGAAGTGTCCAAACCGCGGTTTTGTCTCCGTAACGTGGACTGGTGTGACTATAAATATGCCCCACAAATCGGTGCTGACTTTGTGCCTTTGGTGTTCAAATGTCAGAACAAGTACCAGGGGTTGGTGCGCGGACGCAATGCGTCGGGAGCCAGTGAGTTTTACAAGAACCCATTCTGCGCGTTATGTAATGGTATCCAATCAGATCGAATATCATGTGACGTGCCCGCTCTGACGCGCTACTCTAATTCTGATTACGTCCACTACTACGACTTTTTCTCAGAGGCAGACACAGTCAGTGCTAAACTCTACGAAGAAGTAATACCAAAATTTGTTGTCGTCACCAATTTGAACATCCGGAACAACTCGAGCGTGATGATCTTGGAAACCGGCACCAACTCACTGCTTCCCGTTGACATACACTGCGGAGACACTCAGGTGTATGACCCGTACACTGGCGAATGTAGGAACACTTACTGTGCCGCGAACTACGCATTGTCGGATAACCAGTGCGTTTTGAAGAAGCCCTACGAGCCTGACTTTCATTACAACGTGACCTCCCCGACCACTTTCTTCTCATCAGTAGAGGTGACATTCTCAATAACCGTCAACATCATGTGGTTCGTCAACAACACTGATTACATTGAAAACCCCAACGCCCTGAATCCGTACAACGACACAGATTTCAACTTCACCGAATTCCATGAGAAAATAAAGGTGAGGGGTTTCGAAATCGGACAAAAGAACATCACACTCAATCTATCCGAGATTATCGAATTCATCGGGAGCTTAGATCCAAACGAACAGAACGGAACATTAGATGACGCAGCAAAGTTCTGGCTTTCGCTTTTATCTTTCGAAATTAATGCGTTACAGGTCAACGTTGGCGGTCACGTGTTTAACATCGACAGCTGTGACGTGGAGAAGTTTATCTACTCGATTAAGGGAAATCTAGGAGCGTTGTCGACCTTCTTGTGGTCGTGTCCAACTGGGGTCAAGAATGTTTACAACACAGACCAGATCATCATTAACTCCACCCAAAATGGCGACGAGTGCAATGATATGCAGCTCAAACAAACCAATGTGTCGTATGAGTGTGCTGATTGGCTCCTTCTTAGCTATCACGACAGCGCCCGCAGCGAGCAGTACACGTCAGTGGTGGTTTGTGAGAGCGACCCCACTGCACTGGATCCGTCATGTCTCCGTATTCAATATGAACAATCTGAATACGTCTTTGAGAACGACACTGTGATTCTCAATGTTAACGGGATGATGTACAAAGTCGGCGAGTACGAGAAATCAGGGGACGGTCGGGTGTTTGTTTGTAACGACTTCGACACGGTGATTGAGACCAAATACATAGTGCATCTCAACTTCACTACTGCGCAGAACATCATCGCAGTAGTTGGTGTTGGTATAAGTACCACCTGCCTGGTGGCTACCTTATTTACATACGCCATGTTTGAGGAGCTACGGACACTGCCCGGATTGAACCTTATGACCCTTGCAGTGGTCCTCTTGATAAATGACTGGACCTTTCTGTTTGGACTGTATGCGACCGACAACCGAACCGCATGTCGTGCTGTAGCCGTGTTCCTTCACTTCATCTGTCTCTGTCAGCTCTTCTGGGTAAACGTCATAGCTTACGACGTATACAAAACATTCGGACGTAAACGTCTGATTGCAGTGAACGCCAACCAGTCCCACCGTAAACAATACCTCCGTTACGCCCTCTACGCTTGGGGGATGCCAATCATCATCGTCGGCATGTCGGTTTTTTTCGACTTCTGCGATTGCACCTATCTGGATGTCGACTACGGAGTGTACGGGAGTTGCTGGATTTCGGATCCGGTTGCGTACGCCATTTTCTTTGGCATGCCCATGTTTGTAGCCAACGCGTGTAACGCGTGCCTCTTCATTGTTACAGTGTGTAATCTCCGAAGATACCACCGCAAATCAGCTGTAATCTCCGGCAACGCAGATACTTACAACCACTTTGCACTGTGTGCCAAGCTTGCCACAGTCATGGGGTTTGCCTGGAACATTGCTTTCTTGGCTTCACTTCTCCACAATGCCATCCTCTggtacttcttcttcttcctctaCTTCCCCCAAGGCCTGTTCATGTTCTTATCGTACACGTTCAATCGACGTGTGTACAGAATGTATCAGCAGAAATTCACCCGTAAGCGATTCTCATCCAGCAGCAACTCTGTTGTCTCGCCTAAAATAAAGTCTCGACCGCCCTCAGTCGGTTCGCAAGTATCTACCACCCCTCGTTACCCCGAACACTCCACCCCCCAGTCATGCAATGAAATCGACCATTCAATCGAGCCTGAGTACATCAACCTTTCTGAGCCTCCCAAACATACCAGAGCCTCTCTCCATCCTGCCCGCAGCGTCGCCTACCGTCAGAAGACACGATCGTACACGGTGTCTCACATATCGCGACAAGATAACTTTGACTCCCTCTCATTGGAAACAGACAATTCCAGAAGTCGCTTGCACCTCACAAGCTTCCGCGATGGTATTCGTCACCTCCGGACGAGCAGTGACGTCGGTGCCGCATCAGTAGCTTCAAGCAGTCCGGACCTCTCGTATACCTCATCATTAGAACTGAGGCACTTTGAGCTCGGTCGCACGAACGACGCGTTCTGCACCTCGGATGAATATTCGAGTGATGAAGATGATGTTTTCCAGCCTGCGTTTTACATCACTGAGTGTTAG